In Desulfovibrio inopinatus DSM 10711, the sequence TTCAAGTACATCGTCCTTGCACGGTTTGGTCAAGAAGCGAAAGACATTGCCTCTGTTGACGGCTGCTATAGCGGCAGCGATATCGGCCTGGCCCGTCAACATCACGCGAACAATTTCAGGATAGTCCTTTTGCAGAGCTTCGAAAAACGCAACGCCATCCATTATAGGCATGCGCAAATCCGACACAACGACCGAAATTCCATCGGTCCCTTTGACTTTTGAGAAACCTTCTTGAGCCCCATTTGCCGTAATCACATTGAATTTCTTATGAAAACGCCGTCGAAAAGCACTCAGCACGGCGTCCTCATCATCGACAAACAGCACACTAGGTCGCATTGGCATCATCCTGTATCATCATTTCTCCCGCTTCCCACCATGCTGGTAGTCTATCATAAGCATCAATCTGAAAGAGATAGTTTTCGGACAATGATGGCACCTTCTCTCCGGTATGACTAATATCCATTGCACGGAGCAGATAATCCGCCACATGCACAGCGGTCAGAGGATGAAACTGCGTATTCTTATATATCTCCGGCTCATGATGATACATAATCGCCGTAATAATAGATTCGGGTAAACCCCAAACACCAAGTAGATAGGCCCCGACTTCGGCATGAGTAGCACCGAGAACTAATTTTTCTGCTTCCCAGGCCGTCACATGATTTTCTCGTTTATAGGCTACGACGGCTTCGTAATCCTCTCCAAGATTGGCAGCCAACATCAGTTTCCCACAATCATGCAAAACCCCGCTCAAAAACGCTTCATCAACAGTATTCATATCCTGGTGTTCCATAACCGCGAGCTCTTTCGAGAGCAGACCGGCAGCAAGACAATGTTCCGCTATATCGGTCAGCTCATAGCGTTGCAAATCATCCTCATTTACCATGGAAAACACTTTGACAGAAAGAACGAGCGCACGGATTGTATTCAGTCCAAGAATACTCACAGCCTGGGCGGGATTCGATACGTTCTGCGTCAAACCAAAAAAGGCCGAGTTGACGAGTTGCAGCACTTTGGCTGTCATCCCCATGTCTTGGGAAACGATTTGACCGATGTCTTTTATCGATGCTTTGGGAGATCCGAGCTCATCAATGAGACGAGCATAATGCGCTGGTAACGCCGGGACGGATTGGATGCGGGAAAGTACTTTTTTAAGCCGCTCATTAACGAGCAAATCGCTCAATGCTCCAGCACGGGATATGGATTTTTTGAGGGTTTGCATATCGCATGGCTTAAGCAAAAATTGGTGTGCATGTCGTACTGAATTGAGGACGGATTCACGTTCTGCCTGTCCAGACAGGATAATACGTACTGTATGCGGATATCGGCGCATAACTTCACCAAGCAGATAAGCACCATCCATTTCCGGCATGAGCATGTCGGAAACAATAACATCGACCGGTTCTTTGTTGAGTCGCTCCAGGGCTTCTCGACCGCTTGTTGCAAAATACACATCCCAGTCGTTACGCATCCCTCGGAGCAATCGCTTCAACCCGTCAAGAACACGAGGTTCGTCGTCAACAAAAAGAATTCCTTTTTTCATGGCTATCCGCGCATCCCTGGTTCAACACTCTTGGACCACTGCAGCAAGACATTCCCAATCGATAATTAAGGAAAACTTGTAAAGGCTTCAGACTCTGCAGCACGCAAGACCTCGTCACCAATTTCATACCAGGACGACAATTTTGATTCGACGCCAATACGTTCAAGATAATCTTCCGCAATTTGAAAATTACCGACAGTACGTTCCCCGGCAAACTTGAA encodes:
- a CDS encoding response regulator, translating into MKKGILFVDDEPRVLDGLKRLLRGMRNDWDVYFATSGREALERLNKEPVDVIVSDMLMPEMDGAYLLGEVMRRYPHTVRIILSGQAERESVLNSVRHAHQFLLKPCDMQTLKKSISRAGALSDLLVNERLKKVLSRIQSVPALPAHYARLIDELGSPKASIKDIGQIVSQDMGMTAKVLQLVNSAFFGLTQNVSNPAQAVSILGLNTIRALVLSVKVFSMVNEDDLQRYELTDIAEHCLAAGLLSKELAVMEHQDMNTVDEAFLSGVLHDCGKLMLAANLGEDYEAVVAYKRENHVTAWEAEKLVLGATHAEVGAYLLGVWGLPESIITAIMYHHEPEIYKNTQFHPLTAVHVADYLLRAMDISHTGEKVPSLSENYLFQIDAYDRLPAWWEAGEMMIQDDANAT